A single Methylomonas sp. AM2-LC DNA region contains:
- the prfA gene encoding peptide chain release factor 1 → MKPSIQTKLENLSERFEEITALLSQPEVQSNQNQFRSLSQEYAQLDPIVACYHAYEENESHLIAAKEMAKDSDPELREMAKEEIQDAESTREDLEQQLQILLLPKDPNDNRNVFLEVRAGTGGDEAAIFSGDLARMYQRYAEKLGWTTEIINENRGEHGGYKEVILRVSGQNVYSQLKFESGTHRVQRVPETESQGRVHTSACTVAIMPEVDSIDEIDINPADLRVDTYRASGAGGQHVNRTDSAIRITHIPSGVVVECQDERSQHKNRARAMSLLQSRLLASAQEKQHAEQSENRKLQVGSGDRSERIRTYNFPQGRLTDHRINLTLYKLEDIMEGGLEQVIQPLINEHQAELLTQLGNA, encoded by the coding sequence ATGAAGCCCTCCATACAAACCAAACTCGAAAACCTTAGCGAACGCTTTGAAGAAATAACTGCACTTCTTTCGCAACCCGAAGTACAAAGTAATCAAAATCAATTCCGCAGCCTTAGCCAGGAATATGCGCAACTTGACCCAATTGTCGCCTGCTATCACGCCTACGAAGAAAACGAGAGCCATCTGATTGCCGCTAAAGAAATGGCAAAGGACAGCGATCCAGAACTACGCGAAATGGCAAAAGAAGAAATTCAGGATGCCGAATCGACACGCGAGGATCTAGAACAGCAATTACAAATACTGTTATTGCCAAAAGATCCAAACGATAATCGCAATGTATTTTTAGAAGTCCGTGCGGGTACAGGTGGCGATGAAGCCGCTATTTTTTCTGGCGACTTGGCCAGAATGTATCAACGCTATGCGGAAAAACTGGGCTGGACAACCGAGATTATCAACGAAAATCGTGGCGAACACGGTGGCTACAAAGAAGTTATCTTGCGCGTCAGCGGTCAAAATGTCTATTCACAACTCAAATTCGAGTCAGGCACTCATCGTGTACAACGCGTGCCTGAAACTGAATCTCAGGGCCGGGTACATACTTCGGCTTGCACAGTTGCAATCATGCCAGAGGTAGACAGTATTGATGAAATAGACATTAATCCTGCTGATTTACGTGTTGATACCTATCGAGCGTCCGGCGCGGGTGGCCAGCACGTTAACCGTACTGATTCAGCCATACGTATCACCCATATTCCTTCCGGCGTAGTAGTTGAATGTCAAGACGAACGATCACAACATAAAAATCGGGCCCGCGCCATGTCATTGTTGCAATCACGCCTGTTAGCTTCTGCTCAGGAAAAGCAACATGCCGAACAATCTGAAAACCGCAAATTACAAGTGGGTAGCGGCGATCGTTCGGAGCGGATTCGTACTTATAATTTTCCACAAGGTAGACTGACTGATCATCGCATCAATCTAACCCTTTACAAACTTGAAGACATCATGGAAGGCGGCTTAGAGCAAGTCATCCAACCCCTGATAAATGAGCATCAGGCCGAACTGCTAACCCAACTAGGCAATGCTTAA